Proteins from a single region of Allocatelliglobosispora scoriae:
- a CDS encoding acyl-ACP desaturase: MISQTDLLYQLEPVVEANLNRHLAIAKEWFPHEYIPWSRGTDFDGVLGGTAWTPDQSTLSDVARTSLIVNLLTEDNLPSYHHEIAALFGRDGAWGTWVHRWTAEEGRHGVAIRDYLTVTRAVDPIALERARMVHMTAGFTSDHSMEAMHSIAYVSFQELATRISHRNTGRYSGDPLCDQLLAKIAADENLHMVFYRNLLTAALQIAPNEAMRAITDVVSDFQMPGHGIENFGRKSVQMAMAGIYDLRIHHDEVLQPVLRNLRIFEIEGLDGEGEKARQQLADFLTDLDGYAAKFEERRATLQAKAAARAAA; the protein is encoded by the coding sequence GTGATCTCACAGACTGATCTGCTCTACCAGCTTGAGCCCGTCGTCGAGGCCAACCTCAACCGGCACCTGGCGATCGCCAAGGAGTGGTTCCCCCACGAGTACATCCCGTGGAGCCGGGGCACCGACTTCGACGGCGTCCTCGGCGGCACCGCCTGGACCCCCGACCAGTCCACGCTCAGCGACGTCGCCCGCACCTCCCTCATCGTCAACCTCCTCACCGAGGACAACCTCCCCAGCTACCACCACGAAATCGCCGCCCTCTTCGGCCGCGACGGCGCCTGGGGCACCTGGGTCCACCGCTGGACCGCCGAAGAAGGACGACACGGCGTCGCCATCCGCGACTACCTCACCGTCACCCGCGCCGTCGACCCCATCGCCCTCGAACGCGCCCGCATGGTCCACATGACGGCCGGGTTCACCTCCGACCACTCGATGGAGGCGATGCACTCCATCGCCTACGTCTCGTTCCAGGAGCTGGCGACCCGGATCTCGCACCGCAACACCGGCCGCTACAGCGGCGACCCCCTCTGCGACCAGCTCCTCGCCAAGATCGCGGCGGACGAGAACCTGCACATGGTCTTCTACCGCAACCTGCTCACCGCGGCGCTGCAGATCGCGCCCAACGAGGCGATGCGCGCCATCACCGATGTCGTCTCCGACTTCCAGATGCCGGGCCACGGCATCGAGAACTTCGGCCGCAAGTCCGTGCAGATGGCGATGGCCGGCATCTACGACCTGCGGATCCACCACGACGAGGTGCTGCAGCCGGTGCTGCGCAACCTGCGGATCTTCGAGATCGAGGGTCTCGACGGCGAGGGCGAGAAGGCCCGCCAGCAGCTCGCCGACTTCCTCACCGACCTCGACGGCTATGCCGCCAAGTTCGAGGAGCGCCGCGCCACCCTCCAGGCGAAGGCAGCGGCCCGCGCAGCAGCCTGA